The following proteins come from a genomic window of Azoarcus sp. PA01:
- a CDS encoding FAD-dependent oxidoreductase encodes MSAPLVIVGTGAAGYALLRALRQLDRDRPLVLITRDDGAAYEKFRLARALGARTRPRGLVLATVEQMAHRYGATILAHRSIVRIDRLRHELVMREGRHGYGQLVLATGAAPLRSPGLRGTAASQALTLGSLADYAYLRSELAGRNRIVVLGGGLAGCELADNLARSGCHVTLLEPANQLFAEMLPALSAARVAHALHAAGVQVMTEDGIQRIDQGPDELELTTLAGVRFSADLVVLARGAAPRTELARDAGLAVARGIVVDQALGTGDPDIFALGECAEIDGRRFRLAEDIEAGAQVLAEVLCGRKRRMRWPARLRRLQIESCSVTICEPPPLAGEWHEAATQRGVRAVFRDCRGALRGFALLGDQVAAAERLLGELGR; translated from the coding sequence ATGAGCGCGCCGCTCGTCATCGTCGGCACCGGCGCTGCCGGCTACGCGCTGCTGCGCGCGCTGCGCCAGCTCGATCGCGACCGGCCGCTGGTGCTGATCACGCGCGACGACGGTGCGGCCTACGAGAAATTCCGCCTCGCGCGTGCGCTCGGCGCGCGCACCCGCCCCCGCGGCCTCGTCCTGGCGACCGTCGAGCAGATGGCGCACCGCTACGGCGCGACGATCCTCGCGCATCGCTCCATCGTGCGGATCGACCGGCTGCGCCATGAACTGGTGATGCGGGAAGGCCGGCACGGCTACGGCCAGCTCGTGCTCGCGACCGGCGCCGCGCCGCTGCGCTCGCCGGGGCTGCGGGGCACCGCGGCCTCGCAGGCGCTGACTTTGGGAAGCCTCGCCGACTATGCTTATCTGCGCAGCGAACTGGCGGGGCGAAACCGCATCGTCGTGCTCGGCGGAGGCCTCGCCGGCTGTGAACTCGCCGACAACCTGGCGCGGTCGGGCTGTCACGTGACGCTCCTCGAACCCGCGAACCAGCTGTTCGCGGAGATGCTGCCGGCGCTCAGCGCCGCACGCGTCGCACACGCGCTGCACGCCGCCGGCGTGCAGGTGATGACCGAGGACGGCATCCAGCGCATCGACCAGGGGCCGGACGAGCTGGAGCTGACGACGCTCGCCGGCGTGCGGTTTTCGGCCGATCTGGTGGTGCTGGCGCGCGGCGCGGCGCCCCGGACGGAACTGGCGCGCGACGCAGGTCTCGCCGTCGCGCGCGGAATCGTCGTCGATCAGGCTTTGGGCACTGGCGATCCGGACATTTTCGCGCTCGGCGAATGTGCCGAGATCGACGGGCGCCGGTTCAGGCTTGCGGAAGATATCGAAGCCGGCGCGCAAGTGCTCGCCGAGGTGCTGTGCGGGAGAAAGCGGCGCATGCGCTGGCCGGCGCGGCTGCGGCGCCTGCAGATCGAAAGTTGCTCGGTGACGATCTGCGAACCGCCGCCGCTCGCCGGGGAATGGCACGAGGCGGCGACGCAGCGCGGCGTCAGGGCAGTGTTCCGCGACTGTCGCGGCGCACTGCGGGGATTCGCGCTGCTCGGCGACCAGGTCGCCGCAGCCGAGCGCCTGCTCGGCGAGCTCGGCCGCTGA
- the uvrA gene encoding excinuclease ABC subunit UvrA: MSNRIRILGANQNNLKNLSLDIELDRLTVVTGVSGSGKSSLVFDTLFAEGQRRYVETFSPYARQFLDRQDRPRVERIEGVPPAIAIDQTNPVRTSRSTVGTMTELADHFKLLYARVATLFCRGCGAEVRRDDPQSVLRALEARCASADPRLVITFAVPVPERFATDEVEALLVQQGYTRIHARETTAAGEVLHVVQDRFRLGNAERSRVLDAIETAFARGHGQLAVRASGEGGQGGEAAWRFSRDLHCADCDIHYAEPTPGLFSFNSPLGACETCRGFGRVIGVDFSLVIPDESKTLAEGAVKPWQTASYRECQDDMAKMAKKYDVAIDIPFRDLPPEHRRWVLEGDPQWKSWDASWPRKWYGVRHFFDWLESKAYKMHIRVLLSRYRSYTECPACHGARLKPEALLWRLGATNEAAPADGNVQNGAAAGAAWLRRGSDRSVRAEPFGLAIHELMALPVSGVREFIATVELPAGLDEATGLLLGEIRTRLDYLANVGLAYLTLDRQSRTLSGGEVQRINLTTALGTSLVNTLFVLDEPSIGLHPRDIDRILGVMMRLRDAGNTLVVVEHDPQLIRAADRLLDIGPGPGERGGEIVGYGSPAEIAADPASLTGAYLAGRKRVDAGRKPRSVTPETAWLRVVGATEHNLRALDVALPLGHLVCVSGVSGSGKSTLIEDVLYPALAKHFGHGTDAPGAFARLEGVEHLAGVVMVDQSAIGKSARSNPVSYVGAWDAIRALFAALPDAQSRGYTPGTFSFNAGTGRCPTCNGSGFEHVEMQFLSDVYLRCPDCDGKRYRLEVLELAWRGRSVADVLELTVSEALAFFADQPAVGAALAPLADVGLDYLRLGQPVPTLSGGEAQRLKLAGHLGAATKPGGKKSRAKTDAGRLLFLFDEPTTGLHFDDVATLLRAFEKLLDAGHALVVIEHNLDVLRAADWIVDLGPEGGDAGGDLVVAGPPDAVIACATSHTGRALRAYEGTLGKLGSDSNLSPLNSSLTPISVAAEPAMRYRAVSAPAIEIRHAREHNLKNVSLTIPRDRFTVITGLSGSGKSTLAFDIVFGEGQRRYLESLNAYARQFVQPAARPDVDALFGIPPTVAIEQRISRGGRKSTVGTLTEIQPFLRLLYVKLGTQYCPQCDVPVSPQSFDAIAAQILREHRGASVELLAPLVTNRKGLYTALAKWAKGKGFEQLRVDGDFLPTAKWPRLDRYVEHTIELPVGSVVVAPEHEAALRTQLAAALEHGKGVVKVLELGTPGARPHTFSTLRACPSCGDSFPEPDPRLFSYNAKHGWCPSCYGTGQHVVGRVEDANELDLADTGQVTDAVCAVCEGARLNPVARAVRFRAHGIHDLSALPVAKVAAFFDSLRLAGREIDIARDLVAEIRGRLDFLQQVGLAYLALDRGAPTLSGGEAQRIRLAAQLGSNLRGVCYILDEPTIGLHPRDNRMLLDTLERLRDRGNTLLVVEHDEETIRRADHVIDLGPGAGVRGGRVVAEGRLADLIAAPESATGAFLRAPLQHPLRPRRPLDDAHPALHVVAANLHNLREVSATVPLARLTVVTGVSGSGKSTLARDVIHANLRRLLGDPDAARARRRGQPQPQSSDVEPVGCRAIEGWQAIGRVLEVDQTPIGKTPRSCPATYVGFWDAIRKLFAETFEAKTRGWSASRFSFNTGAGRCPVCEGQGQTTVEMSFLPDVKQPCDACGGARFNPETLMVRWRDKTVADVLAMPIDEAVGFFAAHPAIAHPLALLQDVGLGYLTLGQSSPTLSGGEAQRIKLVTELAKVRSRPGDGAATNAARGGRPLPAEKHTLYVLDEPTVGLHMADVDKLIRVLQRLADAGHTVLAIEHDLDVMAEADWLIDLGPEGGDGGGEIVAQGPVEAVCESAASHTAVILKEFLAARSAAAAGPSADPLPPQRRPFPAS; encoded by the coding sequence ATGTCCAACCGCATCCGCATCCTCGGCGCGAACCAGAACAATCTGAAGAACCTCAGTCTCGACATCGAGCTCGATCGCCTTACGGTCGTGACCGGCGTGTCCGGCTCGGGCAAGTCGTCGCTGGTATTCGACACGCTGTTCGCCGAAGGCCAGCGCCGCTACGTCGAGACGTTTTCGCCGTACGCGCGCCAGTTCCTCGACCGGCAGGACCGTCCGCGCGTCGAGCGCATCGAAGGCGTGCCGCCGGCGATCGCGATCGACCAGACGAATCCGGTGCGCACGTCGCGCTCGACGGTCGGCACGATGACCGAGCTCGCCGACCACTTCAAGCTGCTGTACGCGCGCGTCGCGACGCTGTTCTGCCGCGGCTGCGGGGCCGAGGTGCGGCGCGACGATCCGCAGAGCGTGCTGCGGGCGCTCGAAGCGCGCTGCGCGAGCGCCGATCCGCGCCTCGTGATCACTTTCGCAGTGCCCGTGCCCGAGCGTTTCGCCACCGATGAAGTCGAAGCCCTGCTCGTGCAGCAGGGCTACACGCGGATTCACGCGCGCGAGACGACGGCCGCAGGCGAAGTGCTGCATGTCGTGCAGGACCGCTTTCGCCTCGGCAACGCCGAGCGCAGTCGCGTGCTCGACGCGATCGAGACCGCGTTCGCGCGCGGCCACGGCCAGCTCGCGGTGCGCGCGTCGGGCGAGGGCGGCCAGGGCGGCGAGGCGGCGTGGCGCTTCTCGCGCGACCTGCACTGCGCCGACTGCGACATCCATTACGCCGAGCCGACCCCGGGGCTGTTCTCGTTCAATTCGCCGCTCGGCGCGTGCGAGACCTGCCGCGGCTTCGGCCGCGTCATCGGCGTCGATTTCTCGCTGGTGATCCCCGACGAATCGAAGACGCTTGCCGAAGGGGCGGTCAAGCCGTGGCAGACCGCGAGCTATCGCGAATGCCAGGACGACATGGCGAAGATGGCGAAGAAATACGACGTGGCGATCGACATCCCGTTCCGCGACCTGCCGCCGGAACATCGCCGCTGGGTGCTCGAAGGCGATCCGCAGTGGAAGAGCTGGGACGCGTCGTGGCCGCGCAAGTGGTACGGCGTGCGCCACTTCTTCGACTGGCTCGAGAGCAAGGCGTACAAGATGCACATCCGCGTGCTGCTGTCGCGCTACCGCAGCTACACGGAGTGCCCGGCATGCCACGGCGCAAGGCTGAAGCCCGAGGCGCTGTTGTGGCGGCTCGGCGCAACGAACGAGGCGGCGCCAGCCGATGGGAACGTCCAGAACGGAGCCGCCGCCGGGGCTGCCTGGTTGCGCCGCGGCTCAGATCGATCCGTTCGCGCCGAGCCTTTCGGCCTCGCGATCCACGAACTGATGGCGCTTCCCGTCAGCGGCGTGCGCGAGTTCATCGCCACTGTCGAACTGCCGGCCGGCCTCGACGAAGCGACCGGACTGCTGCTCGGCGAAATCCGCACGCGCCTCGACTACCTCGCCAACGTCGGCCTCGCGTACCTGACGCTCGACCGCCAGTCGCGCACGCTGTCGGGCGGCGAAGTGCAGCGCATCAACCTGACGACCGCGCTCGGCACGTCACTCGTCAATACGCTGTTCGTGCTCGACGAGCCGTCGATCGGCCTGCATCCGCGCGACATCGACCGCATCCTCGGCGTCATGATGCGGCTGCGCGATGCCGGCAACACGCTCGTCGTCGTCGAGCACGATCCGCAGCTGATCCGCGCGGCCGACCGCCTGCTCGACATCGGGCCCGGTCCCGGCGAGCGCGGCGGCGAGATCGTCGGCTACGGCAGTCCGGCCGAAATCGCTGCCGACCCGGCGTCGCTGACCGGCGCCTATCTCGCCGGCCGAAAGCGCGTCGATGCCGGCCGCAAGCCGCGATCGGTGACGCCCGAGACGGCGTGGCTGCGCGTCGTCGGGGCGACCGAGCACAACCTGCGCGCGCTCGACGTCGCGCTCCCGCTCGGCCACCTCGTGTGCGTGTCCGGCGTGTCCGGCTCGGGCAAATCGACGTTGATCGAGGACGTGCTGTATCCGGCGCTCGCGAAGCACTTCGGCCACGGCACCGACGCACCGGGCGCGTTCGCGCGCCTCGAAGGCGTCGAGCACCTCGCCGGCGTCGTGATGGTCGACCAGTCGGCGATCGGCAAGAGCGCGCGCTCGAACCCGGTCAGCTACGTCGGCGCGTGGGATGCGATCCGTGCGCTGTTCGCGGCCTTGCCCGACGCGCAGAGCCGCGGCTACACGCCCGGCACCTTCAGCTTCAATGCCGGCACCGGCCGTTGCCCGACCTGCAACGGCTCGGGCTTCGAGCACGTCGAGATGCAGTTCCTGTCGGACGTCTATCTGCGCTGTCCGGACTGTGACGGCAAACGCTACCGGCTGGAAGTGCTCGAGCTCGCGTGGCGCGGCCGCTCGGTCGCCGACGTGCTCGAACTGACCGTGTCCGAAGCGCTCGCGTTCTTCGCCGACCAGCCCGCGGTGGGCGCCGCGCTCGCGCCGCTCGCCGACGTCGGGCTCGACTACTTGCGGCTCGGCCAGCCGGTGCCGACGCTGTCCGGCGGCGAAGCGCAGCGCTTGAAGCTCGCCGGACATCTCGGCGCGGCCACGAAGCCGGGCGGCAAAAAATCCAGGGCGAAGACCGACGCCGGCCGCCTGCTCTTCCTGTTCGACGAGCCGACGACGGGCTTGCACTTCGACGACGTCGCGACACTATTGCGCGCGTTCGAAAAGCTCCTCGACGCAGGGCACGCGCTCGTCGTCATCGAGCACAACCTCGACGTGCTGCGCGCTGCGGACTGGATCGTCGATCTCGGCCCCGAAGGCGGCGACGCGGGGGGCGACCTGGTCGTCGCCGGTCCGCCGGATGCCGTCATCGCGTGCGCCACGTCACATACCGGCCGCGCGTTGCGCGCGTATGAGGGGACATTGGGGAAATTGGGGTCAGACTCGAATTTGAGCCCCCTAAATTCGAGTCTGACCCCAATTTCCGTGGCCGCCGAACCGGCGATGCGCTACCGCGCGGTCTCTGCGCCGGCGATCGAGATCCGCCATGCGCGCGAGCACAACCTGAAGAACGTCAGCCTGACGATCCCGCGCGACCGCTTCACCGTCATCACCGGACTGTCGGGTTCGGGCAAATCGACGCTCGCGTTCGACATCGTGTTCGGCGAAGGCCAGCGCCGCTACCTCGAATCGCTGAACGCGTACGCGCGCCAGTTCGTCCAGCCCGCCGCCCGGCCGGACGTCGATGCGCTGTTCGGCATTCCGCCGACGGTCGCGATCGAGCAGCGCATCTCGCGCGGCGGCAGGAAAAGCACGGTCGGCACGCTGACCGAGATCCAGCCGTTCCTGCGCCTCCTGTACGTCAAGCTCGGCACGCAGTACTGCCCGCAGTGCGACGTGCCGGTGTCGCCGCAAAGTTTCGACGCGATCGCGGCGCAGATCCTGCGCGAGCACCGCGGCGCGTCGGTCGAGCTGCTCGCGCCACTGGTGACGAACCGCAAAGGCCTGTACACCGCGCTGGCGAAGTGGGCGAAAGGCAAGGGGTTCGAGCAGCTGCGCGTCGACGGCGACTTCCTGCCGACGGCGAAATGGCCGCGGCTGGACCGCTACGTCGAACACACGATCGAGCTGCCGGTCGGCAGCGTCGTCGTCGCGCCCGAACACGAGGCGGCGCTGCGCACGCAGCTTGCCGCAGCGCTCGAACACGGCAAAGGCGTCGTCAAAGTGCTCGAGCTCGGCACGCCCGGCGCACGGCCGCACACGTTCTCGACGCTGCGCGCGTGCCCGTCGTGCGGCGACAGCTTCCCGGAACCGGACCCGCGGCTGTTTTCGTACAACGCCAAACACGGCTGGTGCCCGAGCTGCTACGGCACCGGGCAGCACGTCGTCGGCCGCGTCGAGGATGCGAACGAGCTCGATCTCGCCGACACCGGGCAGGTGACCGACGCCGTCTGCGCGGTGTGCGAGGGCGCGCGCCTGAACCCGGTCGCCCGCGCAGTGCGCTTCCGCGCGCACGGCATCCACGACCTGTCGGCGTTGCCGGTGGCGAAGGTCGCGGCGTTCTTCGACAGCCTGCGGCTCGCCGGCCGCGAGATCGACATCGCGCGCGACCTCGTCGCCGAGATTCGCGGCCGCCTTGACTTCCTGCAGCAGGTCGGGCTCGCCTACCTCGCGCTCGACCGCGGCGCGCCGACGCTCTCCGGCGGCGAGGCGCAGCGCATCCGGCTCGCTGCGCAGCTCGGCTCGAACCTGCGCGGCGTGTGCTACATCCTCGACGAGCCGACGATCGGGCTGCATCCGCGCGACAACCGCATGCTGCTCGACACGCTCGAGCGGCTGCGCGACCGCGGCAACACGCTGCTCGTCGTCGAACACGACGAGGAGACGATCCGCCGCGCCGATCACGTCATCGACCTCGGGCCCGGCGCCGGCGTGCGCGGCGGCCGCGTCGTCGCCGAAGGCCGCCTCGCCGACCTGATCGCCGCACCCGAATCGGCGACCGGCGCTTTCCTGCGCGCGCCGCTGCAGCATCCGCTGCGCCCGCGCCGGCCCCTCGACGACGCGCATCCGGCGCTCCACGTCGTCGCGGCAAACCTGCACAACCTGCGCGAGGTATCCGCCACGGTGCCGCTCGCGCGCCTGACGGTCGTCACCGGGGTGTCGGGGTCGGGCAAATCGACGCTCGCGCGCGACGTGATCCACGCGAACCTGCGCCGGCTGCTCGGGGATCCGGACGCAGCCCGCGCGCGACGCCGCGGCCAGCCGCAGCCGCAAAGCAGCGACGTCGAGCCGGTCGGCTGTCGCGCGATCGAAGGCTGGCAGGCGATCGGCCGCGTGCTCGAAGTCGACCAGACACCGATCGGCAAGACGCCGCGCTCGTGCCCGGCGACCTATGTCGGCTTCTGGGACGCGATCCGCAAGCTGTTCGCCGAGACTTTCGAAGCGAAGACGCGCGGCTGGAGCGCGTCGCGCTTCTCGTTCAACACCGGCGCCGGGCGCTGCCCGGTCTGTGAAGGGCAGGGACAGACGACCGTGGAGATGAGCTTCCTGCCGGACGTCAAGCAGCCGTGCGACGCGTGCGGCGGCGCGCGCTTCAACCCCGAGACGCTGATGGTGCGCTGGCGTGACAAGACGGTCGCCGACGTGCTCGCGATGCCGATCGACGAAGCGGTCGGGTTCTTCGCCGCGCATCCGGCGATCGCACACCCGCTCGCGTTGCTGCAGGATGTCGGCCTCGGCTACCTGACGCTCGGCCAGTCGAGCCCGACGCTGTCGGGCGGCGAAGCGCAGCGCATCAAGCTCGTCACCGAACTGGCCAAAGTGCGCAGCCGCCCCGGGGACGGTGCCGCGACGAATGCAGCACGCGGCGGACGGCCGCTGCCGGCGGAAAAGCACACGCTGTATGTCCTCGACGAGCCGACCGTGGGCCTGCACATGGCGGACGTCGACAAGCTGATCCGCGTGCTGCAGCGGCTCGCCGACGCCGGCCACACCGTGCTCGCGATCGAGCACGATCTGGACGTCATGGCCGAAGCGGACTGGCTGATCGACCTCGGCCCCGAAGGCGGGGACGGCGGCGGTGAAATCGTCGCGCAAGGCCCGGTCGAAGCCGTATGCGAAAGCGCCGCTTCGCATACCGCGGTGATCCTGAAAGAATTCCTCGCCGCCCGCAGCGCGGCAGCCGCGGGCCCTTCCGCGGACCCGCTGCCGCCGCAACGACGCCCGTTTCCCGCTAGTTGA
- a CDS encoding LysR substrate-binding domain-containing protein, which yields MTLTDLRYLVALARERHFGRAAEKCHVSQPTLSVAIKKIEEELGVQLFERSATEVKITATGRRIVSQAEKVLLEAAQIPEIASAGKDPLAEPLRLGVIFTIGPYLLPRLIPRVHRLAPRMPLIIQENYTARLAEALKRGELDVVILSLPFAEPGIVAQPVYDEPFRVLLPAAHPWHSHERIEPALLAEEQLLLLGAGNCFRDQVLEVCPHYRNVSGLQRTLEGSSLETIRHMVATGLGVTVLPSSAADELPAHNPLVAVRPFAAPEPSRRVALAWRVTYPRSGAIDVLRTAILESALPGVRPIGRVTTVETAEAP from the coding sequence ATGACCCTGACCGACCTGCGATACCTCGTAGCGCTTGCCCGCGAACGCCACTTCGGCCGCGCGGCCGAGAAGTGCCATGTCAGCCAGCCGACGCTGTCGGTCGCGATCAAGAAAATCGAAGAGGAACTCGGCGTCCAGCTGTTCGAGCGCAGTGCGACCGAAGTGAAGATCACCGCGACCGGCCGGCGCATCGTCTCGCAGGCCGAGAAAGTGCTGCTCGAAGCGGCGCAGATTCCGGAGATCGCCTCGGCCGGCAAGGATCCGCTCGCGGAGCCGTTGCGCCTCGGCGTCATCTTCACGATCGGGCCTTACCTGTTGCCGCGCTTGATCCCGCGCGTGCATCGACTCGCGCCGCGGATGCCCCTGATCATCCAGGAAAACTACACTGCCCGCCTCGCCGAAGCGCTCAAGCGCGGCGAACTGGACGTCGTGATCCTGTCACTGCCGTTCGCCGAGCCCGGCATCGTCGCCCAGCCGGTCTACGATGAGCCGTTCCGCGTCCTGCTGCCGGCGGCGCACCCGTGGCACAGCCACGAGCGGATCGAACCTGCCCTGCTTGCCGAAGAGCAGCTGCTGCTGCTCGGTGCCGGCAACTGCTTCCGCGACCAGGTGCTCGAAGTGTGCCCGCACTACCGCAACGTCAGCGGACTGCAGCGCACGCTCGAAGGCAGCTCGCTGGAGACGATCCGCCACATGGTCGCGACCGGCCTCGGCGTGACGGTGTTGCCGAGCTCCGCCGCCGACGAACTCCCCGCGCACAATCCGCTCGTCGCGGTCCGTCCGTTCGCGGCGCCCGAGCCTTCACGGCGCGTCGCGCTGGCGTGGCGCGTGACGTATCCGCGCAGCGGCGCGATCGACGTGTTGCGCACCGCGATCCTCGAAAGCGCGCTGCCCGGCGTCCGGCCGATCGGCCGCGTGACGACGGTCGAGACGGCGGAAGCGCCATGA
- a CDS encoding DegQ family serine endoprotease — MKNRPFSRPLVVALAALVPAAIGLLPSPPAFAAAESVAPLVAPNSFGLPDFGDLVERVGPAVVNISVVQERAAPEGGALEDPFYDFLRRFGVPLPGMPGIPGMPGQGGPQISRGIGSGFIVSADGYVLTNAHVVGAGVGQGEGEGESGVQSEVTVRLIDKREFKAKVVGTDPRTDIALLKIEATGLPVVRTGNAEKARVGEWVVAVGSPFGFDNTVTAGIISAKARRLPDENYVPFIQTDVAINPGNSGGPLFNLAGEVIGINSQIYSRSGGFMGISFAIPIDVALNVKDQIVQYGRVQRGKLGVTIQSMTRELAQSFGLTEPKGALVSNVEAGSAADKAGIKAGDVVLGVNGTQIEDSGDLPRIIGDQRPGTEVKLELWRDGRTRTVTATLGEMRSEAVAQGRGEPGGPQGEDAGGKLGLVIRPLTAEEAAQLGVPGGIVVERATGPAQRAGLQRGDVILALNNQPVPDVASFRTMVQKAGDRFALLIQRGGARIFVPMRVN; from the coding sequence ATGAAAAACCGTCCGTTCAGCCGTCCGCTCGTCGTCGCCCTCGCCGCCCTAGTACCGGCCGCAATCGGCCTGCTCCCGTCCCCGCCGGCGTTCGCCGCCGCGGAATCCGTGGCGCCGCTGGTCGCGCCGAACTCGTTCGGTCTGCCCGATTTCGGCGACCTCGTCGAGCGCGTCGGCCCCGCGGTCGTCAACATCAGCGTCGTGCAGGAACGCGCTGCGCCCGAAGGCGGCGCGCTCGAAGACCCGTTCTACGACTTCCTCCGCCGCTTCGGCGTGCCGTTGCCAGGCATGCCCGGGATCCCCGGCATGCCCGGCCAGGGCGGCCCGCAGATCAGCCGCGGCATCGGATCCGGTTTCATCGTCAGTGCCGACGGTTACGTGCTGACCAACGCGCACGTCGTCGGCGCGGGGGTGGGTCAGGGAGAAGGCGAAGGCGAAAGCGGCGTCCAATCGGAAGTAACCGTGCGGCTCATCGACAAGCGCGAATTCAAGGCGAAAGTGGTCGGCACCGATCCGCGCACCGACATCGCGCTGCTCAAGATCGAGGCCACCGGTCTGCCGGTGGTGCGCACCGGCAACGCGGAGAAAGCGCGCGTCGGCGAATGGGTGGTCGCAGTCGGTTCGCCGTTCGGCTTCGACAACACCGTGACGGCAGGCATCATCTCGGCGAAGGCGCGGCGCCTGCCGGACGAGAACTACGTGCCGTTCATCCAGACCGACGTCGCGATCAACCCCGGCAACTCCGGCGGCCCGCTGTTCAACCTCGCCGGTGAAGTCATCGGCATCAATTCGCAGATCTACTCGCGTTCGGGCGGCTTCATGGGCATCTCGTTCGCGATCCCGATCGATGTCGCACTGAACGTCAAGGACCAGATCGTCCAGTACGGTCGCGTGCAGCGCGGCAAGCTCGGCGTCACGATCCAGAGCATGACGCGCGAGCTCGCGCAGTCGTTCGGACTGACCGAACCGAAAGGCGCGCTGGTGTCGAACGTCGAAGCGGGCAGCGCCGCGGACAAGGCCGGCATCAAGGCCGGCGACGTCGTGCTGGGCGTCAACGGCACGCAGATCGAGGACTCGGGCGATCTGCCGCGCATCATCGGCGACCAGCGCCCCGGCACCGAAGTGAAGCTCGAACTGTGGCGCGACGGCCGCACCCGCACGGTGACGGCGACGCTCGGCGAGATGCGCAGCGAAGCGGTCGCCCAGGGCCGCGGCGAGCCGGGCGGGCCGCAGGGCGAAGACGCCGGCGGCAAGCTCGGCCTCGTCATTCGCCCATTGACTGCGGAAGAAGCGGCGCAGCTCGGCGTGCCCGGCGGCATCGTCGTCGAGCGAGCGACCGGTCCGGCGCAACGCGCGGGCCTGCAGCGCGGCGACGTCATACTCGCGCTGAACAATCAGCCGGTGCCGGACGTCGCCTCGTTCCGCACGATGGTCCAAAAAGCCGGCGACCGCTTCGCGCTGCTGATCCAGCGCGGCGGTGCACGCATTTTCGTGCCGATGCGCGTCAACTAG